One Peromyscus leucopus breed LL Stock chromosome 14, UCI_PerLeu_2.1, whole genome shotgun sequence genomic window carries:
- the Dnaaf2 gene encoding protein kintoun isoform X3 has translation MLSGEAQQPEAKMDPEFIKENSATYSAEEKENKKEPVVTKKKELDGDHLSPSLNKTGVQNILDFDSIEETNVQDGTVQIIKDHTTHCEFSFQNSLLYDLD, from the coding sequence ATGCTGTCTGGAGAAGCTCAGCAGCCAGAGGCAAAAATGGATCCtgagtttataaaagaaaacagtgctACCTACTCAGCcgaggaaaaggaaaataaaaaagagccagTCGTaactaagaaaaaagaattagATGGAGATCACCTGTCTCCATCACTGAACAAAACTGGAGTTCAAAACATACTTGATTTTGACAGCATAGAAGAAACCAATGTGCAGGATGGTACTGTGCAGATCATCAAGGACCACACGACTCACTGCGAATTCAGTTTTCAGAACTCTTTGCTATATGATTTGGattaa